DNA sequence from the Alteriqipengyuania halimionae genome:
CCCGTCGATCCGGCTGTCCAGCGCGGCGACGTCGCTCGCCAGTCCGGCAACCTCGCCCGAGAGCGCTTCGAACTGCGCATCGGTGACCGCGGCGATGTAGTTCATGTCGGCGCGCATGGAGCGCATCGAAGAGGCGGTGGCAACCTGCTGCCTGCCGAGCACGCCGTCGGCATCGACGGTCACGACATCGACCGGGCCTTGCTGCGCGGCGGTGCTTGCATCGATATCGCCGATCCGTACCGCGCTGCCGGTGCCGCCGATCGTGACCTGGTCGTTGGCGGTGGTGACCGCGCCGAAGCCGATCGCGGTGGCGCGGGCATGCTGGGCTTCGGCGGCATTGCCGATCGCGGTCCCGCTGGCGAACCGCGCCTTCGACCCGGTGCCGATCGCGGTCGCGTTCTCGCCGGTCGCCTGCGCGCCCTTGCCGACCGCGGTGGCTTGCGGCGCCGTGGCATAGCTCAGATACCCCAGCGCAGTCGTGAACTGGCCGCGCGCTGCGGAGAAAGCCCCGAACGAGAGCGCGCCCGTCCCGGTCGATGCTGCCCCGGATCCGAAGGCTGCGGCCTGCAGGCCATTGGCCGTCGTACCTTGGCCCACCGCAGTAGTGTTGAGCCCGGTGGCTGCGCTGTTGGCACCTATCGCCGTAGTGAGGTCGCCGTCGGCCGAGGCGGTCGCGCCCATTGCCACACTATATTCCCCTTTCGCCGAAGCATAAGCACCGATCGACGTGGCACGATATTCGCTAGCTGCGGAACCAACTCCCGAAGCTAGCGCATCGGTGCCCAACGCAGCCGCTAAATAACCGATCGCGGTGCTTTGCATTCCTGAAGCCTTGCTGTTGCTGCCAATGCTTACGCCGTAGGCTGCCGTTGCACTTGATTGTAGGCCAAACGCTAACGACTGATATCCGGCCGCTCTAGCGTCTCGACCTATGGCGACAGCATATATTTCGGCAGTGGCGTAACGACCCAGAGCTATGGCGTTATGCGCCGCATTCGCACTTCTTCCCAACGCGACGCTCTCTTGTGCGGCTTCGCTCCCGCGCCCTATGGCAATTGCGTTATCGCCCAGGGCTTTTGCCTCCCGGCCGATTGCGATCGATTCCTTTTCGACAGCTTGGCTGTTATAGCCGAATGATATGGCATAATCGCCTTCCGCCCTGGAATTGGGGCCGAGCGCGAAAGCTCGCTGTCCCGAGGCTGTCGAGCCGCTGCCCATTGCGACGCTCTGCGAGCCTGTCGCCAGGGCGCCTGCACCGATCGCGGTGGCATTGCTTGCCGTTGCCTGGGCCTG
Encoded proteins:
- a CDS encoding YadA-like family protein — translated: MTKTILLSSAAIAAFAIFHPAPAAAEDCALDTDNDGVVDGTAGANSNGEDTALACGTDATAEGTNTTALGHQAQATASNATAIGAGALATGSQSVAMGSGSTASGQRAFALGPNSRAEGDYAISFGYNSQAVEKESIAIGREAKALGDNAIAIGRGSEAAQESVALGRSANAAHNAIALGRYATAEIYAVAIGRDARAAGYQSLAFGLQSSATAAYGVSIGSNSKASGMQSTAIGYLAAALGTDALASGVGSAASEYRATSIGAYASAKGEYSVAMGATASADGDLTTAIGANSAATGLNTTAVGQGTTANGLQAAAFGSGAASTGTGALSFGAFSAARGQFTTALGYLSYATAPQATAVGKGAQATGENATAIGTGSKARFASGTAIGNAAEAQHARATAIGFGAVTTANDQVTIGGTGSAVRIGDIDASTAAQQGPVDVVTVDADGVLGRQQVATASSMRSMRADMNYIAAVTDAQFEALSGEVAGLASDVAALDSRIDGFEFALDDLDERMRGGVAAAMAMGGTMVVPDSTFSFSLNAATHQGEQGYSAAITARVAPRVYVSGAIGGSSAENSPSGRVGVAFGF